In Rhizobium sp. ZPR4, a genomic segment contains:
- a CDS encoding DMT family transporter, whose amino-acid sequence MSQPDTEYDMRSPGIGESADSRGFLLGVVAMLLAALAMSISPSLVRLADVGPFASAFWRVFLALPILWVWMRYAEVTEPSAPRASFTMPTILAGIAFTGDLFFWHLSIMRTTIANATFFATMAPLWVVIFGWLLLRQRVGRTTLLGLLVCLAGGTALVVQSLAFNPDRAVGDALAIITGAFFGLYFLAVGAARPGTNAARVTFELSVITATILFLVAFFFEPRILPQSISGWCVLLALGLISHAGGQGLLSVALGRLPTVFSSLVIFLESIAAALFAWFLFGENVTLLQALGGIVIVAGIWIARPRTP is encoded by the coding sequence ATGTCACAACCAGACACCGAATACGATATGCGCAGCCCTGGCATCGGCGAGAGTGCCGATTCGAGAGGTTTTCTCCTTGGTGTCGTGGCGATGCTTCTCGCGGCGCTGGCAATGAGCATTTCGCCGAGCCTCGTGCGCCTTGCCGATGTCGGGCCTTTCGCCAGCGCCTTCTGGCGTGTCTTTTTGGCGCTGCCGATCCTTTGGGTATGGATGCGCTACGCGGAGGTCACGGAGCCCAGTGCGCCTCGCGCCAGCTTCACGATGCCGACCATTCTCGCCGGCATCGCCTTCACGGGCGACTTGTTCTTCTGGCATCTCTCGATCATGCGGACGACGATCGCCAACGCCACCTTCTTCGCAACGATGGCGCCGCTATGGGTCGTGATCTTCGGCTGGCTCCTGCTGAGGCAAAGGGTCGGTCGCACTACGCTTCTCGGGCTTCTCGTCTGCCTTGCGGGCGGCACGGCACTTGTGGTCCAGAGCCTGGCGTTCAATCCGGACCGCGCCGTCGGCGATGCTCTTGCCATCATCACCGGAGCCTTCTTCGGTCTTTATTTTCTGGCGGTCGGTGCCGCTCGCCCCGGGACGAATGCCGCGCGCGTCACCTTTGAATTGAGCGTCATCACCGCGACGATCCTGTTCCTCGTCGCCTTCTTTTTCGAACCGCGGATATTGCCGCAATCGATTTCGGGATGGTGTGTGCTTCTGGCGCTCGGCCTCATCAGCCACGCCGGCGGACAAGGCCTGCTTTCGGTCGCGCTCGGACGACTGCCGACCGTTTTCTCCTCGCTCGTCATTTTCCTGGAATCGATCGCAGCCGCGCTTTTTGCCTGGTTCCTGTTTGGCGAAAACGTCACGCTGCTGCAGGCCCTCGGCGGCATCGTCATTGTCGCCGGCATCTGGATCGCGCGCCCTCGCACGCCTTAA
- a CDS encoding Lrp/AsnC family transcriptional regulator translates to MRKPADLDEFDLAILEILQKDSAVPQREIGERVNLSAAAVQRRIKRMQESGVIQANIAVVDPAAVGLPITIVVEVHIANERYDLINAIKRSFVEAPEVQQCYGVTGEADFVLIVVVATMSAYEDVARRLFYDNPNVTKFKSLVTMDRVKIGLSLPLSLD, encoded by the coding sequence ATGCGCAAACCCGCCGATCTCGATGAGTTCGACCTGGCGATTCTCGAGATTCTCCAAAAGGACAGCGCGGTTCCGCAACGCGAGATCGGCGAACGGGTCAACCTCTCAGCAGCTGCCGTGCAGCGGCGCATCAAGCGCATGCAGGAAAGCGGCGTCATTCAGGCCAATATCGCGGTTGTCGATCCGGCAGCGGTGGGCCTGCCGATCACCATCGTCGTTGAGGTGCATATCGCGAACGAACGCTATGACCTGATCAACGCCATCAAGCGCAGCTTCGTGGAAGCGCCTGAGGTCCAGCAGTGCTACGGGGTCACCGGGGAGGCCGACTTCGTGCTCATCGTCGTCGTCGCCACCATGTCTGCCTATGAGGACGTTGCCCGGCGTCTTTTCTATGACAATCCGAATGTCACGAAATTCAAGTCGCTCGTCACCATGGATCGGGTGAAGATCGGCCTGTCCCTGCCGTTGTCGCTCGACTAG